The following nucleotide sequence is from Streptomyces bathyalis.
CACTCCCGCACCTGTCCCTGCTCCGCGAGCTGCCGCCCGAAGGCCGAACGACCCTGCGCCCGGCGGCACATGAGCTCGACAGCCCGCTCCGCCATGCCGATCAGGCGCATGCAGTGGTGGATGCGGCCGGGGCCGAGCCGGGCCTGGGCGATGGCGAATCCGCCGCCCTCCTCGCCGACGAGGTTGCTCCTGGGTACCCGGGCGTTGTCGAAGACGATCTCCGCGTGGCCGCCGTGGTAGTGGTCCTCGTAGCCGTAGACCTGCATGGCGCGACGCACTTCGAGACCGGGGGTGTCCCGGGGGACCAGCACCATCGACTGCTGGCGGCGGATGTCGGGGGCGTCCGGGTCGGTCTTTCCCATGACGATGAAGATCTTGCAGTCGGGGTTCATCGCCCCGGAGATGAACCACTTGCGGCCGGTGATGACGTAGTCGTCGCCGTCCCGCCTGATGCGGGTCTCGATGTTCGTCGCGTCGGACGAGGCGACGTCCGGCTCGGTCATCGCGAAGCCGGAGCGGATCTCGCCACTCAGCAGCGGCTCCAGCCAGGTCCTGCGCTGCTCCGCGTTGCCGAACTCCGTGAGCACCTCCATGTTCCCGGTGTCCGGGGCGGCGCAGTTGACGGCCGTCGGCGCCAGCCGGGGGCTGCGTCCGAGGATCTCGGCGAGGGGCGCGTACTGCAGGTTCGTCAGCCCCGCCCCGTAGGTGCGGTCGGGAAGGAAGAGGTTCCACAGCCCGTGCTTGCGCGCCGTCCTCTTCAGCTCCTCCACGATGGGGGGCGTGTCCCAGGGCGACTCCTGCGCGTCGCGCTGCTCGTCGGCGACTGCCTCGGCCGGATAGACGTGCTCGTCCATGAAGCTCTGCAGCTTCCTGCGCAGTTCCTCCGTACGGGCGTCGTATGCGAAGTCCACTGACTTCATCCCTTCCGCAGCGTGGTGAGTCCGTTGTCGATGAAGACCGGGACGAGGCCGCCTATCCGGTCGAAGCCGGGCCCGACTGTCTGGCCCAGCGTGTAGCGGTAGTGGATGCCCTCCAGGATCACGGCGAGCTTGAACCAGGCGAAGGCTGTGTACCAGTTGATGCGGGAGACGTCCCGGCCCGAACCGGCGGCGTACCGCTCGATCAGCTCCTGGGGCGAGGGATGCCCCGGGGCCTCCGCCGTCGAACTGACCGGCGCGTCGGGGACGTTCAGCGGCTCGCTGTACATCACCAGCAGGCCCAGGTCGGTCAGCGGATCGCCGAGGGTGGACATCTCCCAGTCGAGTACGGAGGCGATCCGGTCGTCCTCGCCCGCGAGCACGTTGTCGAGCCTGAAGTCCCCGTGCACGACGGAGGGTTGGGGCGACTCGGGCAGCTGCTGCCCCAGCGACGCGCGCAGTTCGTCGATCCCCTGCAGCTCCCGGCTGCGCGAGGCTTCGAGTTGCTTGCCCCAGCGGCGCAACTGCCGCTCCAGGAAACCCTCCGGGCGCCCGAAGTCGGCGAGGCCCACCTCCGCCGGGTCCACGGAGTGCAGCGCGACGAGCGTGTCGGGCAGCGCCAGCCCCAGCGCGCGGGTGCGTTCCGGGCCGAGCGCGGCCAGTTGACCGGCCGTGCGGTACGGGGTGCCCTCGACCTGCTCCATGACGTAGAACGGCGAGCCGATCACGTCCTCGTCCTCGCACAGCAGCACCGTCCCGGGCACCGGCACGTCCGTGCCCCGAAGGGCAGTGATCACGCGGTATTCGCGCGCCATGTCGTGTGCCGTGGCCAGCACATGCCCCAGGGGAGGGCGCCGCACGACCCAGCGGCTGACGCCGTCGGTCACGCGGTACGTGAGGTTCGACCGGCCGCCCTGGATCACCTCGGCCTCCAGCGGCCCCCGCACCAGGCCCGGCCGCTCCCGGTCCAGATACGCGGCGAGCCGCTCCGGATCGAGGCCGGGCGGATTCTCCTTGCTCATGCGTGAGCGCTCCTTTGCGAGGTCGGGGTGGGGGACAGGGAGTGGGCGGCAGGGGGAGTCGGAGGTCGGGGGAGGGGTGTGAGCGGGCTGACGGACGACCGTGGGACGGCGGTTGGCACGATCATGCCGACTAGTCGGTATGGCGTCTAGGGGGACAGGGCCACGGACCCCGCTCAACGGCCCGCATGTGACGAGACACACCCGCGGACCGGCACCGGACCCGGTGGTCGCGGCGCCGTAGCGGGCGGCGGCTCAGGCGTGGCACGCGACCGGCCTGCCGCCGTTCATCTGCTCCGTGTCCGCCCACACGGAGGGGATGTCGAGCGGTTCTCCCGGAGGGCATCCGTCCAGTTCGGCGTACGCGCGGTGCACGTTCGCCACCAGCCGCTCGCTCTCGGCCAGTTCGGCGAACTCGCCCGGCCCGGCCCCACGCGCCGCCTCCAGAGGCGTGAGACCGCGCCCGTGCGCAGAGCGGGCCAGTTCCTCGACGTACCGCAGACAGCGCTCCGCCGTGTCGTACGCCTCCGGCCCGGCGAGCGGCTCGTGGCCCGGGACGACGGTGCGCGCCCCCAGCGCCCGCAGCCGCTCCAGGGCACGCAGCCGCTCCCGGGCACGCAGCGAACCGCTGAGTGAACCCATGGGGAAGAAGGGGGTGCCGTGGTGGTGGGTGTTCGCGGGTGCGGGCGCGCCACTGCCCGGAAGGCTCTCGCGCAGTGCCCTGGCTCTGCGTTCCGTGGCGGCGGTGTCCACCAGCAGGGTCGCCCCGCGGTCGCTGATCCAGCCCGCGTTGCTCAGGCACCAGCCCCCGTCCGGCTGGATGTAGGCGTGCACGCTTTCGGCGATCTTCTCCGTGTACGGCTCACCCGGCGCCGGCACGCTCCCGCCCGCCTCCGCCGCTGACGCAGACGTCATGCGCTGCTCTCTCCCTCGTTCTCCCGCCGCCCGCCGGGCGCCGAACTCGCCCGCGAAGGGGCCGCCCGTTCGGGCCGGTGGGCTCCGGCGCCACAACGCCCAAAGCTTCTCAGTGCGTTCGGCGCCGCGGCTACGGCGCGAGCGCGGCGAGTGCTCTTTCGGTGACGTCCTGAGGCGTCCCCCCGATGGCGACCGCAGCGCCCCGCTCGTCCGCCTCCAGCGGCTCCAGCGTCGCGAACTGCGAGCGGAGCAGCGTGCGCGGCATGAAGTGACCCTTGCGGCCGCCCAGT
It contains:
- a CDS encoding acyl-CoA dehydrogenase family protein, which gives rise to MDFAYDARTEELRRKLQSFMDEHVYPAEAVADEQRDAQESPWDTPPIVEELKRTARKHGLWNLFLPDRTYGAGLTNLQYAPLAEILGRSPRLAPTAVNCAAPDTGNMEVLTEFGNAEQRRTWLEPLLSGEIRSGFAMTEPDVASSDATNIETRIRRDGDDYVITGRKWFISGAMNPDCKIFIVMGKTDPDAPDIRRQQSMVLVPRDTPGLEVRRAMQVYGYEDHYHGGHAEIVFDNARVPRSNLVGEEGGGFAIAQARLGPGRIHHCMRLIGMAERAVELMCRRAQGRSAFGRQLAEQGQVREWIADARVQIEQLRLLVLKTAWLMDTVGNRGAHTEIQAIKIATPRAVVDILDRAVQLHGAGGVSQDFPLAELWAAARTLQLADGPDEVHQRSLAKRELKRHAAAE
- a CDS encoding phosphotransferase family protein, whose translation is MSKENPPGLDPERLAAYLDRERPGLVRGPLEAEVIQGGRSNLTYRVTDGVSRWVVRRPPLGHVLATAHDMAREYRVITALRGTDVPVPGTVLLCEDEDVIGSPFYVMEQVEGTPYRTAGQLAALGPERTRALGLALPDTLVALHSVDPAEVGLADFGRPEGFLERQLRRWGKQLEASRSRELQGIDELRASLGQQLPESPQPSVVHGDFRLDNVLAGEDDRIASVLDWEMSTLGDPLTDLGLLVMYSEPLNVPDAPVSSTAEAPGHPSPQELIERYAAGSGRDVSRINWYTAFAWFKLAVILEGIHYRYTLGQTVGPGFDRIGGLVPVFIDNGLTTLRKG